The Saxibacter everestensis genome has a window encoding:
- a CDS encoding efflux RND transporter periplasmic adaptor subunit, whose translation MNVFRRIILPVVWLAIAAVIAVSLVKLAFGAESDATESPLQPDGEVVSSEVVVERGTVHNTVDLKGTIRKDTSAPAKASHTGSVNHFFVSPGTEVREGDRIFQIVSDGEPTGQSAPEGNQESGTDSSEGSPESETEAGEPAVSKRYYTVVAPADGTVGDFQVVRNQAVTTGDVVTKIVKDTFRATATIAPEQQYRLLDEPDVATVTVASGPEPFECTSVRISSADDASSNSAQTDSGSDGTEDDPAVDDSAAGSGPEDGESATGSEENGASISCRVPRKVKVFSGLTLTMSIDAGSAEDVLTVPVTAIRGVVDSGTVWIINENGEPEERRVKLGLSDGSVVEVKDGLTEGEPILEFAPGTEPEEPSDDGAEMYAP comes from the coding sequence GTGAACGTTTTTCGCCGAATCATTCTTCCTGTTGTCTGGCTGGCTATCGCAGCGGTGATCGCGGTCTCGCTGGTCAAGCTGGCTTTCGGAGCTGAATCTGACGCCACGGAGTCACCCCTGCAACCCGATGGCGAAGTCGTGTCATCTGAGGTCGTCGTCGAACGTGGCACTGTGCACAACACCGTCGACCTCAAGGGCACTATCCGGAAAGACACCTCCGCGCCGGCAAAGGCCTCGCACACGGGCTCCGTCAACCATTTCTTCGTGTCGCCGGGGACAGAGGTTCGTGAAGGCGACCGAATCTTCCAGATCGTCAGCGACGGCGAGCCCACTGGGCAATCCGCGCCTGAGGGCAATCAGGAGTCCGGCACCGATTCGTCCGAGGGCTCCCCGGAATCGGAAACCGAAGCCGGCGAACCAGCCGTGAGCAAGCGGTACTACACAGTCGTCGCGCCGGCCGACGGAACTGTCGGAGACTTCCAGGTGGTCCGGAACCAGGCCGTGACGACGGGCGATGTGGTGACGAAGATCGTCAAGGACACCTTCCGGGCCACCGCCACCATCGCGCCCGAGCAGCAGTACCGTCTGCTGGACGAACCGGATGTCGCAACCGTCACCGTCGCGAGCGGCCCCGAGCCCTTCGAGTGCACCAGCGTGCGCATCTCATCCGCGGACGATGCGTCGAGCAATTCCGCGCAGACCGATTCCGGCTCTGACGGCACAGAGGATGACCCCGCAGTGGATGACTCGGCAGCCGGGTCGGGTCCGGAGGACGGCGAGAGCGCCACCGGTTCGGAGGAAAACGGCGCCAGCATCAGCTGCCGGGTGCCCCGGAAGGTCAAAGTGTTCTCGGGACTCACTCTGACGATGTCTATCGATGCCGGCTCAGCCGAGGACGTGCTGACCGTTCCGGTCACCGCCATCCGAGGCGTGGTCGACAGTGGCACCGTGTGGATCATCAATGAGAACGGTGAGCCCGAAGAGCGCAGGGTCAAACTCGGACTCAGCGACGGCTCCGTCGTTGAAGTCAAAGACGGACTTACCGAAGGCGAACCAATCCTGGAGTTCGCGCCCGGCACCGAACCCGAGGAACCCAGCGACGACGGCGCGGAAATGTACGCGCCGTGA
- a CDS encoding DUF664 domain-containing protein — MTGKEAINVYKRAITRSDEVLAEADLDAAPRWWPPANEFAAPPMRDGREVVFRVLAETSVHAGHLDIVRELIDGHQNLVVG; from the coding sequence ATGACCGGCAAGGAAGCTATCAACGTCTATAAACGTGCGATCACCCGAAGTGACGAGGTCCTTGCGGAGGCCGACCTCGATGCCGCTCCCCGATGGTGGCCACCCGCCAACGAGTTCGCCGCACCACCGATGCGCGACGGGCGCGAGGTCGTGTTTCGCGTGCTCGCCGAGACTTCCGTCCACGCCGGCCACCTTGACATTGTGCGGGAGCTGATCGACGGCCATCAGAACCTGGTGGTGGGATAA
- a CDS encoding DUF664 domain-containing protein: MSDAQLLAQLANERSHVLQAVDGLAEAAMHRVMAPSGWTITQLLNHLAFDDEMFVDRGCTRWRRSRNRGPSQWLGVGADDRQGSYQRL; the protein is encoded by the coding sequence GTGAGTGACGCGCAACTGCTTGCTCAGTTGGCGAACGAGCGCAGCCACGTGCTTCAAGCCGTGGACGGGCTCGCGGAGGCCGCGATGCACCGAGTAATGGCCCCGTCCGGTTGGACGATAACGCAGCTCCTCAACCACCTCGCGTTTGACGACGAGATGTTCGTCGATCGCGGCTGTACTCGGTGGCGACGCTCGCGCAATCGGGGCCCTTCACAATGGTTGGGCGTCGGAGCCGATGACCGGCAAGGAAGCTATCAACGTCTATAA
- a CDS encoding VOC family protein has translation MTTRTPAPQIYVSFPGTARDALNFYAGIFGGELSLHTYEDFSRKDGPAGAIAHGELKGVVALAGADAAAGEKTARPEGIMLSLLGTAEPAVLHEWFDQLAVGGSVVDALAPKPWGASDGQVIDRHGLHWLVGYEPEA, from the coding sequence ATGACCACCCGCACGCCGGCACCTCAGATTTATGTCAGTTTCCCCGGAACCGCGCGGGACGCGCTGAACTTCTACGCGGGCATTTTCGGCGGCGAGCTCTCCTTGCACACATACGAGGACTTCAGTAGGAAAGACGGTCCGGCAGGCGCGATAGCTCATGGAGAGCTTAAAGGCGTGGTTGCTCTGGCGGGAGCGGATGCAGCAGCCGGAGAGAAAACGGCCCGGCCCGAAGGCATCATGTTATCGCTGCTGGGGACCGCCGAACCGGCGGTTCTCCATGAGTGGTTCGACCAACTCGCTGTTGGCGGGTCGGTTGTCGATGCCCTCGCGCCAAAGCCCTGGGGTGCATCGGATGGCCAGGTCATTGATCGTCATGGCCTTCATTGGCTCGTTGGATATGAGCCTGAGGCGTGA
- a CDS encoding DinB family protein, which yields MNALPPPPRDTKDWTWVLDRPCPECGFNSTDFDRDDFADRIDDTVNFWRARLAADDVRIRPEITIWSPLEYGCHIRDALAVFDQRFALMLSQDDAHFDDWDPDQAALTGEYPLQNPRTVAGQIAVHGAAVSERLRSMRPEDWNCTGSRSNGSLFTVDSLARYLLHDLIHHEWDVDVS from the coding sequence ATGAACGCCTTGCCGCCACCACCCCGGGACACCAAGGACTGGACCTGGGTTCTGGACCGTCCGTGCCCGGAATGCGGCTTCAACTCAACTGATTTCGATCGCGACGACTTCGCGGACCGCATCGATGACACCGTGAATTTCTGGCGCGCCCGGCTTGCCGCCGACGACGTGCGAATCCGTCCCGAGATCACCATCTGGTCACCGCTCGAATATGGCTGCCATATCCGCGATGCCCTGGCGGTGTTCGATCAACGATTTGCGCTCATGCTCAGCCAGGACGATGCGCATTTCGACGATTGGGACCCCGACCAGGCTGCGCTTACCGGCGAGTACCCGCTGCAGAATCCGCGCACGGTTGCCGGTCAGATCGCCGTACATGGGGCGGCGGTCAGCGAGCGGCTCCGGTCAATGCGGCCCGAAGACTGGAATTGCACCGGATCCCGCAGCAACGGCTCCCTGTTCACAGTCGACTCACTCGCCCGGTATCTGCTGCACGATCTGATCCACCACGAATGGGACGTGGACGTCAGCTAA
- a CDS encoding winged helix-turn-helix transcriptional regulator: protein MIEKVKRRGARSYGQFCGLARALDLVGERWNLLIVRELLPGPLRYNELKTSLAGIATNLLAERLRTLEENGILQRQLGDAGIRYALTPWGAELREPLEALGRWGAPLVASGRGDDSFHPRWLVLALPALLRGVTATPPAELGLNIEGFSIVLHVDEHGPRAFAHPEHAAGTVIEAAPEIVVGLAAGAITVEQARTFIRVEGDASLLDAVFPAERSAVAPRLKPKT from the coding sequence ATGATAGAAAAAGTAAAGCGGCGCGGTGCCCGCTCCTATGGGCAGTTCTGTGGCCTCGCCCGCGCGCTCGACCTCGTGGGGGAACGCTGGAACCTTCTCATCGTCCGAGAGCTACTGCCCGGGCCGCTGCGCTACAACGAGCTGAAGACGTCGCTCGCCGGCATCGCAACTAACCTCCTGGCTGAGCGGCTACGCACTTTGGAAGAAAACGGCATCCTTCAACGACAACTCGGAGACGCTGGGATTCGCTATGCACTGACCCCGTGGGGCGCTGAACTTCGCGAACCGCTGGAAGCTCTCGGCAGGTGGGGAGCACCGCTCGTGGCCTCGGGACGCGGCGACGATTCCTTCCACCCCCGCTGGCTGGTTCTCGCGTTGCCGGCGCTGCTACGAGGCGTCACTGCAACGCCGCCGGCAGAACTCGGCCTGAATATCGAAGGGTTCTCTATCGTCCTGCACGTCGACGAGCACGGCCCACGAGCATTCGCGCACCCTGAACACGCGGCAGGAACCGTCATCGAAGCGGCCCCGGAAATCGTCGTCGGCCTTGCCGCTGGTGCGATCACGGTTGAACAAGCCCGTACATTCATTCGAGTCGAGGGGGACGCGAGCCTTCTCGACGCTGTCTTTCCAGCAGAGCGCTCCGCCGTTGCGCCAAGACTCAAACCCAAAACCTGA
- a CDS encoding DUF1761 domain-containing protein, giving the protein MIELSWLGVVLAIVAGMLVAFIWYQKGPIARAWEKLTGVTPERIKPVRAKSMVQLFITVIVMALGLAVAISVTAQATGNDSVGAALLVGLALWGAFSASTLVQHNAFEMKPARLTAINTGYQLLLFLVMSLVLGLL; this is encoded by the coding sequence GTGATCGAACTCAGCTGGCTCGGCGTCGTTCTCGCCATCGTCGCGGGGATGCTCGTCGCGTTCATCTGGTATCAGAAAGGCCCCATTGCCCGTGCCTGGGAGAAGCTGACGGGAGTGACGCCGGAGCGGATCAAGCCCGTCCGGGCGAAAAGCATGGTCCAACTCTTCATCACGGTCATCGTGATGGCGCTCGGTCTGGCCGTGGCCATTAGCGTCACGGCACAGGCGACCGGGAACGACTCGGTAGGGGCCGCGTTGCTCGTGGGGCTCGCACTGTGGGGGGCGTTCTCGGCGTCGACGCTCGTTCAGCACAACGCTTTCGAGATGAAACCCGCGAGGCTCACGGCTATCAACACCGGCTATCAGCTGTTGCTCTTTCTCGTGATGTCACTGGTGCTTGGCCTGCTGTAG
- a CDS encoding ABC transporter permease, with amino-acid sequence MDFLTPGILVMTVAAGALPSAVSVSTDMSEGIIDRFRTMPIARSAVLTGHVVGGIVRTLLSAILVTIVALLMGFRPAGSPLAWVAAAGIILAFAFALTWLAVAIGLAAKTPTGANSLAQIISTVLPFLSSAFVPTASMAVGIRWFADFQPFTPVVHSVRALLTGTEAGNSVIFALTWCIIIALVGYIWGLRAFRTKTA; translated from the coding sequence GTGGACTTCCTCACGCCGGGCATCCTCGTGATGACTGTCGCAGCTGGAGCCCTTCCCTCCGCGGTCAGCGTGTCCACTGACATGTCTGAGGGCATCATCGATCGATTCCGCACAATGCCCATCGCCCGCAGTGCGGTCCTGACCGGGCATGTCGTGGGAGGCATCGTCCGCACCCTGCTCTCCGCAATCCTGGTGACCATTGTGGCCCTGCTGATGGGGTTCCGTCCGGCTGGGAGCCCTCTCGCTTGGGTCGCTGCTGCAGGGATCATCCTCGCCTTCGCGTTCGCGCTCACCTGGCTCGCCGTCGCTATCGGCCTCGCGGCCAAGACTCCCACCGGAGCCAACAGTCTGGCGCAGATTATCTCGACCGTGCTGCCCTTCCTGTCCAGTGCGTTCGTGCCCACCGCGTCCATGGCTGTCGGGATTCGCTGGTTCGCCGATTTCCAGCCCTTCACCCCCGTCGTCCATAGCGTCCGCGCTCTGCTGACCGGCACCGAAGCAGGTAACAGCGTGATATTCGCGCTCACCTGGTGCATCATCATCGCCCTGGTCGGCTACATCTGGGGACTCCGCGCATTCCGCACCAAAACGGCATGA
- a CDS encoding ATP-binding cassette domain-containing protein, which produces MDVTAPAIVVSGVRKAYGKNVALDGVSLTVPRGTVFALLGPNGSGKTTLVQLLSTLRLPDEGTAEVLGHDIRRAPAKVRAGIGVTGQFSAVDSMLTGLENLLLMAKLYHVPNGEREARARKLLERFNLTEAGSRPPATYSGGMRRRLDLAMTLMGNPALIFLDEPTTGLDPRSRQTMWQIVRELVADGATVFLTTQYLQEADELADNIAVLDHGQIVAQGTPAELKQQVPGAHLTLRFTDLGILDAAAEALPGSTPDADSLILRVPLDADGGAIKRVLDEVPSGLAIEDITVHTPDLDDVFFALTGIRTNANPDESTQTEDHR; this is translated from the coding sequence GTGGATGTAACGGCCCCCGCGATCGTGGTGTCAGGCGTTCGGAAGGCGTACGGGAAGAACGTCGCGCTGGACGGCGTCTCGCTGACCGTGCCGCGCGGGACCGTCTTCGCCTTGCTCGGACCCAACGGGTCGGGCAAGACGACCCTGGTGCAGTTGCTCTCCACTCTGCGTCTCCCGGACGAGGGAACCGCCGAGGTGCTCGGCCACGACATCCGGCGCGCGCCCGCGAAGGTTCGGGCCGGCATCGGGGTGACCGGACAGTTCTCCGCTGTGGACAGCATGCTCACCGGTCTCGAGAACCTGTTGCTGATGGCGAAGCTCTACCACGTTCCCAATGGCGAGAGGGAGGCGCGGGCGCGCAAGCTGCTGGAACGCTTCAACCTCACCGAGGCGGGGTCTCGTCCTCCGGCCACCTACTCCGGTGGAATGCGGCGACGACTCGATCTCGCGATGACTCTCATGGGCAACCCGGCATTGATCTTCCTGGACGAGCCGACCACTGGCCTGGACCCTCGCAGCCGCCAGACGATGTGGCAGATCGTCCGCGAGCTCGTCGCCGACGGGGCGACCGTGTTCCTCACCACCCAGTACCTCCAGGAAGCCGACGAACTCGCCGACAACATCGCCGTGCTCGACCACGGGCAAATCGTCGCCCAGGGCACCCCAGCCGAACTCAAACAGCAGGTTCCCGGCGCGCACCTCACGCTGCGTTTCACCGACTTAGGCATTCTCGACGCCGCCGCAGAAGCCCTTCCTGGCAGCACACCCGACGCGGACTCGCTCATCCTGCGCGTGCCGCTAGACGCGGACGGCGGCGCAATCAAACGAGTTCTGGACGAGGTACCGAGCGGCCTGGCAATCGAGGACATCACCGTGCACACACCCGACCTGGATGACGTGTTCTTCGCCCTCACCGGCATCAGAACCAACGCGAACCCTGACGAGAGCACACAGACCGAGGACCACCGATGA
- a CDS encoding MerR family transcriptional regulator: protein MLTIGQLATYAGVSTKAIRVYHAKGLLTEPERDASGYRRYDAQAVIDLTRIITLAQAGVPLARIPDVLNADAETANEQIDRIDTDLRNHVRQLQERRVRLRHLDQPDRLCLPPEAVEYMNRLRAIGLSERHEHAIRDGWILGHAVAPDITRAILPARTALLDDDEYVAVLCGYDDAIDWGPDDPRLNQLADAAARLARRMTLASDVPDFIKASPETIDILTGHLGIDSPAWGRLDELLTRRLNQV, encoded by the coding sequence ATGCTAACTATCGGGCAGCTCGCCACCTACGCCGGCGTATCGACCAAGGCCATCCGCGTCTACCACGCGAAGGGGCTGTTGACCGAGCCGGAGCGAGACGCCTCCGGGTATCGCCGCTACGACGCGCAGGCGGTCATCGACCTGACCCGCATCATCACTCTCGCCCAAGCCGGTGTTCCGCTGGCACGCATCCCCGACGTCTTGAACGCCGACGCCGAGACCGCCAATGAACAGATCGACAGGATCGACACTGACCTGCGCAACCACGTCCGCCAACTCCAAGAACGCCGTGTTCGCCTCCGGCACCTCGACCAACCGGACCGACTTTGCCTTCCTCCCGAGGCCGTCGAGTACATGAACCGACTCCGCGCAATCGGGCTATCCGAACGCCACGAGCACGCCATTCGAGACGGCTGGATCCTCGGCCACGCCGTCGCACCAGACATCACCCGAGCTATCCTCCCCGCACGCACAGCCTTGCTCGACGATGACGAGTACGTTGCCGTGCTGTGCGGCTACGACGATGCCATCGACTGGGGCCCCGACGACCCCCGACTCAACCAGCTCGCCGACGCGGCCGCACGACTCGCACGACGAATGACACTCGCCTCCGACGTCCCCGACTTCATCAAGGCATCACCAGAGACCATCGACATCCTTACTGGGCACCTCGGCATCGACAGCCCGGCATGGGGACGCCTCGACGAACTCCTCACTCGGCGACTGAACCAGGTATGA
- a CDS encoding DUF3817 domain-containing protein produces the protein MAPRALFRSIAFAEAVTWTLLLIGLFLKYVTHTTELGVRIGGGLHGFVFLCYVVGTCFVWINQKWPARSGLLAVVSAIIPYATIPVEKSLDRKGMLAGGWRLAAGGETPVGLLEKTQSWILRNPILSVVVAIAGVTIVFSFLLFLGPPGTWFA, from the coding sequence ATGGCTCCCCGCGCCCTATTCCGTTCAATTGCGTTCGCCGAAGCAGTGACCTGGACGCTGCTGCTGATCGGTCTATTCCTGAAATACGTGACTCACACGACGGAACTTGGCGTTCGGATCGGCGGCGGCCTGCATGGGTTCGTATTCCTGTGCTACGTCGTCGGAACCTGCTTCGTATGGATCAACCAGAAATGGCCGGCCCGCTCGGGGCTGCTCGCCGTGGTTTCCGCGATAATTCCCTACGCCACAATCCCGGTGGAGAAGTCACTTGATCGCAAGGGCATGTTGGCCGGCGGATGGCGACTGGCTGCCGGCGGCGAGACACCGGTTGGCCTCTTGGAGAAAACTCAGAGCTGGATCCTTCGGAATCCAATTCTGTCGGTCGTCGTCGCCATTGCCGGCGTGACAATCGTATTCAGCTTCCTATTGTTCCTTGGCCCGCCGGGAACCTGGTTCGCCTAG
- a CDS encoding OmpL47-type beta-barrel domain-containing protein, whose product MPRESGPGIARTLGGWGWLALSTASLTYLTFLLSLAAIALLPALFGWHGSVVQSGSMRPHINPGDVVLSTNLPSESAVPVGGVVEFSSPAFAEPSGVAKTRLHRIVSANDDGTFDTAGDANKDIDSTPISRDQISGQARLLVPYVGLPSLWIGTGNFPALTTWAVLTLIALSVVILSKAPRELADAGPDGAGTGSAGGTTGESGAQRPRALEPAKRVVARSSGIIAALAVVVLLVPGGASMGAADAAFTDRTSTSGNSWQVAVGKSKATSRLQVNDTSGADGWYQRSSVEVQIFASASSGSGIRSITYRINGGTPVTVRQYSAEFKVTTQGDNTITYFATDTAGRAEAEHSTHIKLDNRPPVLTVSSRTGDMTHTEWSANCKSYGISGGLCGDTSDAGGSGIGTASYVLRRSSDSRCFDGSKWTGAACERRASARISGAGWYVSVPDSKFERKRTYYTITVFVTDKVGNEAITTKNFSVG is encoded by the coding sequence GTGCCACGTGAGTCCGGCCCCGGTATCGCCCGAACCTTGGGCGGCTGGGGCTGGCTCGCGCTGTCAACGGCTTCGCTGACGTACCTCACGTTTCTGCTGTCGCTTGCCGCGATTGCCCTACTTCCAGCGCTTTTCGGCTGGCACGGTTCCGTCGTGCAGAGCGGATCGATGCGACCCCATATCAACCCGGGCGACGTCGTGCTGTCAACCAACCTTCCGAGCGAGTCAGCTGTTCCGGTCGGTGGCGTGGTGGAATTCAGCAGCCCGGCATTTGCCGAGCCCAGCGGGGTGGCGAAGACCCGCTTGCACCGGATCGTCTCCGCGAATGACGACGGCACCTTCGACACGGCGGGCGACGCCAATAAGGATATAGACAGCACGCCGATCAGCCGCGATCAGATCAGCGGTCAGGCCAGGCTGCTGGTGCCCTATGTTGGTCTGCCCAGTCTGTGGATAGGCACCGGCAACTTTCCGGCGTTAACGACCTGGGCCGTGCTGACTTTGATCGCACTGTCCGTTGTCATTCTCAGCAAGGCGCCGCGGGAGCTTGCGGACGCTGGGCCGGATGGTGCGGGTACCGGGTCGGCTGGCGGGACGACCGGGGAATCCGGTGCCCAGCGGCCAAGGGCACTTGAACCAGCGAAACGTGTCGTTGCTCGTTCCTCTGGAATCATCGCCGCCCTCGCGGTGGTCGTGCTGCTGGTGCCGGGCGGGGCCTCGATGGGCGCCGCGGATGCCGCCTTCACAGACCGCACCAGCACCAGCGGCAATAGCTGGCAGGTAGCCGTGGGTAAATCGAAGGCGACCAGCCGGCTCCAGGTAAACGACACTTCCGGGGCGGACGGCTGGTACCAGCGGTCCTCGGTGGAAGTGCAGATATTCGCCTCGGCATCTTCTGGCTCCGGGATTCGTTCGATCACCTACCGGATCAATGGCGGCACCCCGGTCACCGTCCGGCAGTATTCCGCCGAATTCAAGGTCACGACACAGGGCGACAACACAATCACTTATTTTGCGACCGACACCGCCGGGCGGGCTGAGGCGGAACACAGCACGCATATCAAGCTCGATAACCGGCCTCCGGTTCTGACTGTCTCGTCTCGGACCGGCGACATGACCCACACCGAGTGGAGTGCCAACTGTAAGAGCTATGGCATTTCAGGCGGACTCTGCGGTGACACGTCCGACGCCGGCGGAAGCGGCATCGGCACGGCGAGTTACGTGTTGCGCAGGTCATCGGATAGTCGCTGTTTCGACGGTTCGAAATGGACTGGCGCAGCCTGTGAAAGGCGCGCCTCGGCCAGAATTTCCGGAGCCGGATGGTATGTGTCGGTGCCGGACTCGAAGTTCGAGCGGAAGCGAACCTACTACACGATCACTGTATTCGTGACGGACAAGGTCGGGAACGAGGCCATTACAACGAAGAACTTCTCCGTGGGCTAG
- a CDS encoding short chain dehydrogenase — MHIALIGATGTIGTAVNRQLKDRGHTVSALSRSTNPALSIEDHASIVNALESLEQIDAVAVASGSTPFKPLPELSRTDFAAALGNKALGQIDIAQTAVSILPEGGSITLISGILANVPVTQGTTASVANAAIEAYVRSAAGLLPRGIRINAISPSVLTESLDGYAPFFPGISPVDADDVAAAYVRSIEGAETGQVITVL; from the coding sequence ATGCACATCGCACTCATCGGTGCCACCGGAACAATCGGTACCGCAGTGAACCGTCAGCTGAAGGATCGCGGCCACACGGTTTCAGCACTATCCCGGTCGACCAATCCCGCGCTGTCAATCGAAGATCACGCGTCGATCGTCAATGCGCTCGAGTCACTTGAGCAGATTGACGCCGTCGCCGTCGCCTCCGGATCGACGCCATTCAAACCGCTGCCCGAGCTCAGCCGGACCGACTTCGCCGCGGCACTCGGAAATAAGGCCCTTGGCCAGATCGATATCGCCCAGACCGCGGTGTCGATTCTGCCGGAAGGCGGATCGATCACCCTGATCAGCGGGATTCTCGCCAACGTGCCGGTAACTCAGGGCACGACAGCATCCGTTGCCAACGCGGCAATCGAGGCCTACGTTCGCTCCGCCGCCGGCCTGCTCCCGCGCGGCATCAGGATCAATGCGATCAGCCCAAGCGTTCTGACTGAATCGCTCGATGGATATGCGCCATTCTTCCCCGGCATTTCACCCGTCGATGCCGACGATGTCGCGGCGGCTTACGTTCGGTCAATCGAGGGCGCCGAAACCGGACAGGTTATTACCGTGCTCTGA
- a CDS encoding class I SAM-dependent methyltransferase, translating to MGQQESEHDKDHDDRHRPEVMDGAFWDSMYEQRPALWSGTPNPQLVSEISSLPPGSALDVGCGEGADALWLARAGWTVTAVDISSVALGRARTNAAAEAEGSAAIESAADGINWLQADLTTWTPPAPAFDLVSAQYFQLPNPPRSETLRRLGSAVAREGHLLVVGHHPGDELTPSGNRRHPEVLYSPDNVTALFDPGQWRPVVSEARTRQVSDRQGKPGEVTDTVVLLRKIG from the coding sequence ATGGGTCAGCAGGAATCAGAGCACGACAAAGATCACGACGACCGCCACCGGCCAGAAGTTATGGACGGAGCGTTCTGGGATTCAATGTACGAGCAACGGCCGGCCCTTTGGAGCGGCACGCCGAATCCCCAGCTGGTCAGCGAAATTTCCAGCCTGCCGCCGGGCTCGGCGCTCGACGTCGGATGCGGCGAGGGCGCGGACGCACTGTGGCTGGCCCGAGCTGGATGGACCGTGACGGCAGTGGACATTTCGTCCGTCGCTCTCGGCCGAGCCCGAACCAATGCCGCGGCCGAGGCAGAAGGCTCGGCTGCCATTGAAAGCGCGGCTGACGGCATCAACTGGCTGCAGGCGGATCTGACAACCTGGACCCCTCCGGCACCTGCGTTCGATCTCGTTTCGGCCCAGTATTTTCAGCTTCCAAACCCACCCCGCAGTGAAACGCTTCGGCGGTTGGGCTCCGCAGTGGCACGCGAGGGCCACCTGCTTGTCGTAGGTCACCATCCCGGAGACGAATTGACCCCCTCGGGCAACCGGCGGCATCCGGAGGTGCTCTACAGTCCGGACAATGTGACCGCATTGTTCGATCCTGGGCAGTGGCGGCCGGTGGTATCCGAGGCGCGAACGCGCCAAGTCAGCGACCGGCAGGGAAAACCGGGCGAAGTAACGGATACCGTCGTGCTCTTGCGCAAGATCGGCTAG
- a CDS encoding GNAT family N-acetyltransferase, whose protein sequence is MTQQDVDDWTPLRTESLLLRRPRPDDLDPAVQIHTDPSTNRHHPEPWTVTEESSARRFQELGEHWERHGFGVWVVEQLEQPGVIVGFTGLSHRTVHQRSALNLYYRYAPDVWGKGYATEAASTAVRHAAIHLSDLPVLAYTTPDNLGSQRTALRVGLDRMSELDIEHEHYTDIFFAHNWPAGAKSRESSGS, encoded by the coding sequence ATGACCCAGCAAGACGTTGACGATTGGACTCCGCTCAGGACCGAAAGCCTGCTGCTGCGACGTCCTCGACCGGACGATCTCGATCCCGCGGTACAGATTCACACGGATCCGAGCACGAACCGACATCATCCTGAGCCGTGGACCGTCACGGAGGAGTCTTCCGCGCGGAGGTTCCAGGAGCTTGGCGAACACTGGGAACGACACGGCTTCGGTGTCTGGGTAGTGGAGCAACTTGAGCAGCCCGGCGTCATTGTCGGATTCACCGGACTGTCGCACCGAACGGTTCATCAGCGTTCGGCACTGAATCTGTACTACCGCTACGCGCCGGATGTCTGGGGCAAGGGTTATGCAACCGAGGCGGCATCAACGGCGGTCCGCCATGCGGCAATCCACTTGTCCGATCTGCCTGTTCTGGCCTATACGACGCCGGACAACCTTGGTTCCCAACGGACCGCGCTCCGGGTAGGTCTGGATCGGATGTCAGAACTGGACATCGAGCACGAGCACTACACAGACATTTTTTTCGCCCACAACTGGCCAGCAGGTGCTAAGTCGCGTGAGTCAAGCGGATCCTGA